One part of the Gemmatimonadaceae bacterium genome encodes these proteins:
- the rpe gene encoding ribulose-phosphate 3-epimerase — MTIRIAPSILSADFSRLGEEIAMCVEAGADWIHIDVMDGCFVPNLTFGAKVIDTVRRLTTLTLDVHLMVLEPEKYFESFVASGADVLTIHQETSPHLHRQLARIRELGAKAGVAINPSTPVASLRDVAPDLDLLLVMSVNPGFGGQRFIPRAVDKLREARALLRDAGSQAVLEVDGGITRDTIAACWRAGADTFVAGNAIFAAPDPRREVQELRGRCATAV, encoded by the coding sequence ATGACGATTCGCATTGCACCCTCGATTCTGAGCGCCGACTTCTCCCGCCTTGGTGAGGAGATCGCGATGTGTGTCGAGGCGGGTGCCGACTGGATCCACATCGACGTGATGGACGGCTGCTTCGTCCCCAACCTGACGTTTGGCGCGAAGGTCATCGACACCGTGCGCCGTCTCACCACGCTGACGCTGGATGTGCACCTGATGGTGCTGGAGCCGGAGAAGTACTTCGAGAGTTTCGTCGCATCTGGGGCCGACGTGCTCACGATCCATCAGGAGACGAGCCCACATCTGCACCGGCAGCTCGCCCGCATACGCGAGTTGGGGGCAAAGGCGGGAGTCGCGATCAATCCGTCGACGCCGGTGGCATCGCTGCGCGACGTGGCGCCCGACCTCGACCTGCTGCTCGTGATGTCCGTGAACCCGGGGTTCGGTGGCCAGCGCTTCATCCCGCGCGCGGTGGACAAGCTGCGTGAAGCGAGGGCGCTGTTGCGGGACGCGGGCAGCCAGGCGGTACTGGAAGTGGACGGCGGCATCACGCGCGACACGATCGCGGCCTGCTGGCGTGCGGGGGCCGATACCTTCGTCGCCGGCAACGCGATCTTTGCTGCACCGGACCCACGGCGCGAGGTGCAGGAACTGAGGGGGCGATGCGCCACCGCGGTGTGA
- the tsaD gene encoding tRNA (adenosine(37)-N6)-threonylcarbamoyltransferase complex transferase subunit TsaD: protein MTRILGIETSCDETSASVVDGTAQSADVRSLVILSQDVHRVFGGVVPEIASRAHLTSIVPVVRQALSDARTSLRDVDAVAVTNAPGLVGALLVGVSYAKGLAAAAGKPVLGVHHMEGHLFATSLEHGDAVPPFTALLVSGGHTLLLDVPAWGEYSIIGRTRDDAAGEAFDKVGKLLGLPYPGGPHIERLAANGDPTRFRFARPMLRRDQRPGDRDYYDVSFSGLKTALLLASRASDDLAHDTPHLARGFQDALIGSLVAKTLRAARAHGRTRIVLGGGVAGNKTLVDAMRTAAAELRAEVFAPSSRLATDNAAMIARAGLFRYERGERDGWNLNAFASRDLAGA from the coding sequence GTGACGCGGATCCTCGGCATCGAAACCTCGTGCGACGAAACGTCGGCGAGCGTGGTGGATGGCACGGCGCAGAGCGCGGACGTGCGATCGCTGGTGATCCTGTCGCAGGACGTGCATCGCGTGTTTGGCGGTGTCGTGCCCGAGATCGCCTCACGCGCACACCTGACCTCCATCGTCCCGGTCGTCCGACAGGCATTGAGCGATGCACGGACTTCGCTCCGCGACGTCGACGCCGTGGCGGTCACGAACGCCCCCGGGCTCGTCGGCGCACTGCTCGTCGGCGTGAGCTATGCCAAGGGGCTGGCTGCCGCGGCCGGCAAGCCCGTGTTGGGGGTGCACCACATGGAGGGGCACCTGTTCGCAACGTCGCTCGAACACGGCGACGCGGTGCCACCCTTCACGGCACTCCTCGTATCGGGCGGGCATACGCTTTTGCTCGACGTGCCGGCCTGGGGCGAATACTCCATCATTGGCCGCACGCGCGACGACGCCGCCGGCGAGGCCTTCGACAAGGTCGGTAAGTTGCTCGGCCTTCCCTACCCGGGCGGCCCACACATCGAACGACTGGCGGCGAACGGCGACCCCACCCGGTTCCGCTTCGCTCGCCCGATGCTGCGCCGCGACCAGCGCCCGGGCGACCGCGACTACTACGACGTGTCGTTCAGCGGACTCAAGACCGCGCTCCTGCTGGCCTCGCGTGCGAGCGACGACCTCGCCCACGACACGCCACACCTCGCCCGTGGCTTCCAGGATGCGCTGATCGGGTCGCTCGTCGCCAAGACGCTGCGCGCCGCGCGCGCACACGGTCGCACGCGGATCGTGCTTGGGGGCGGTGTCGCGGGAAACAAGACGCTCGTCGACGCCATGCGCACCGCGGCCGCGGAACTCCGTGCCGAAGTCTTCGCGCCATCCAGTCGGCTCGCCACCGACAACGCCGCGATGATCGCC
- a CDS encoding TlpA family protein disulfide reductase, translated as MRHRGVRILRLLLLTGLVACTGTPSVGVGARAPDFRAAVVGAPVSETRTIADYEGEVVLINLWATWCVPCVTEMPSIQRLYDRYRDQGLRVVGIAVDDPPYGERVASWVKEHGITFEILHEGSGKVELDYRARGIPATYIIGRDGRIRVIRQGAADWDSPASRDVISQLLRPDTP; from the coding sequence ATGCGCCACCGCGGTGTGAGGATCCTGCGTCTCCTGCTCCTGACCGGCCTCGTGGCGTGCACTGGTACGCCCTCGGTCGGCGTGGGCGCACGGGCCCCGGACTTCCGGGCCGCGGTAGTCGGCGCTCCGGTGAGCGAGACCCGGACGATCGCCGACTACGAGGGCGAGGTGGTCCTGATCAACCTCTGGGCCACGTGGTGCGTGCCGTGCGTGACCGAAATGCCGAGCATCCAGCGACTCTATGATCGCTACCGCGACCAGGGCCTTCGTGTGGTCGGGATCGCGGTGGACGACCCGCCCTACGGTGAACGCGTGGCGAGCTGGGTGAAGGAGCACGGCATCACGTTCGAGATATTGCACGAGGGGTCGGGCAAGGTCGAACTCGACTATCGCGCCCGGGGCATCCCGGCGACCTACATCATCGGGCGCGACGGCCGCATCCGCGTGATCCGGCAGGGCGCGGCCGACTGGGATTCGCCCGCGAGCCGCGACGTGATCTCGCAGCTGCTGCGCCCGGACACGCCGTGA